Proteins encoded together in one Telopea speciosissima isolate NSW1024214 ecotype Mountain lineage chromosome 4, Tspe_v1, whole genome shotgun sequence window:
- the LOC122658149 gene encoding trihelix transcription factor GT-3b-like: MMGSGDNEGLGRLNMISSVPLQVQPSTSEMQSTSVSLKKDDRVPQWSHQETKDFITIRAELERDFTVTKRNKTLWESVAVKMKKRCYRRSPNQCKCKWKNLVNRYKGKETSDPDNGRQCPFFEELHAVFVEREKNMQRLLLESEVGNVQAKKKVKKLSGGDRSSDDFSEDDEEDEDESEEERLTRSGNRRKRKADKDKHLQQPRTSERSVRIIGGSIQEMLQEFFNQQQRMEMQWREKMERRAQERRLLEQE; this comes from the exons atgatgggAAGCGGAGATAACGAAGGCTTAGGTCGACTGAACATGATCTCATCTGTGCCGCTGCAAGTGCAACCATCCACCAGCGAGATGCAATCGACGAGCGTTTCACTCAAAAAGGATGATAGAGTTCCTCAGTGGAGCCATCAAGAGACGAAAGATTTTATCACTATCAGAGCCGAATTAGAGAGGGATTTCACTGTTACGAAGCGAAACAAGACGCTGTGGGAGAGCGTTGCagtaaagatgaagaagagatgcTACAGAAGAAGCCCTAATCAGTGCAAGTGCAAGTGGAAGAATCTCGTTAATCGATACAAG GGGAAAGAGACATCTGATCCAGACAATGGACGGCAATGTCCGTTCTTTGAGGAGCTACATGCGGTTTTCgttgaaagggagaagaatatGCAGAGATTATTATTGGAATCAGAGGTTGGGAATGTGCAGgcgaagaagaaggtgaagaagcTGAGTGGGGGAGATCGATCTTCTGATGATTTCTCAGAGGAcgatgaagaggatgaagatgaaAGCGAAGAAGAGCGACTCACGAGGAGTGGAAACCGCCGGAAGAGGAAAGCTGATAAGGATAAGCATCTGCAGCAGCCGAGGACCTCGGAGAGATCAGTGAGGATTATTGGTGGGAGCATTCAGGAGATGTTGCAAGAGTTCTTTAATCAGCAGCAGAGGATGGAGATGCAGTGGAGGGAGAAAATGGAGAGGAGGGCTCAAGAGAGGAGGTTGTTAGAGCAAGAGTGA